DNA sequence from the Oryza brachyantha chromosome 5, ObraRS2, whole genome shotgun sequence genome:
tccatttttttccattgaatgttgtttgacttttgaatcACCATTCATCTTGCTCCATTTtcttatccaaatatgcaaaatgataagtcattGTTAAAGTCTTTtcacaataaatcaaattattacacaataattagtatttatataaagttttcaAAATAAGGCGAATAATCGAACATAAATCGAAAAATCACctacattaaataaaaaaacaacaggAATATAAAATCATGAAGCAACTGGCGATGAACCATGAAATCGACCagccaagccaagccaagcTGCTCCGGAGGTGAGGTCGAACCGAACGACAGCGGGTGGGGCGGTGAGCCGGTGAGCGAGCGAATGGACGGACCCGGCATCGTATTCATGGTCggtcgcggcgacggcgagggcgaggcgagaGAGATCGAGCGCGGAATATGCCTCCCTCTCGATCCGGGGTTCCATCTATTCCTACCTTCCTTCCTGCACCTCGCTCCGAATCCACGATGCTTATTGTTTCTGATTGGATcgtaattaaacttttaaaacttcaaCATgaatacattttaaaatatttaatggcATGGATTTTAATCTGGAGAGgaatttcaataaaataatatatctgtagatatttatatgtttactgTAATAGTAATTATTGATTATGATTGCCTTTTTACACACctaggctcccatcgtttcgcagctgtaactgcttataagccaaaatttgaatttttaaacttaattttaaacttgattttagggtttttttttaccgtggtttattttacaacttttgcttttgagtcgctatgcacacgtatatgaaagttttactaataaattatttttcgtttacaaaaacgtgtttttgctttttcttctaaaacaGAAAACGATGGGAGCTCATGTCCATGTCTAAAAGATAGTGATAagttccttttctcttttttttcaatcaagaataagtaattcatctttCCTCCGTACGCTGAAATAATTTCATCTTTTCAGTTTCGAAAATAAGCCTAGCTTTTTAATCTGAATTTAAACTacataaataaacttattttaaaataaaatgagattGATGGAAATCCCAAGGGTATAGGTCACGTTCGTAAGTGAATTGaggcaatttttttctcgtgcgcacgttttttaaactattaaatggtatgttttttaataaataaaagttgtcTTAAAAAACCAGATTAgtctattttcaaattcacAATAGCTAAGGCCAGTCTTATTGGGAGTTTTATGGTTctcattttttatgatatggcaaagtattaatgaagagagatgaaatgagttttatggcTGTTACTTAGACagcttgtgtcttgcatgtaacctagaaaataacaatagatgaaactatgtattgagagatggatgttttatcctagtttcaaactttttatatgacatgtcactctagataatcgtgtccatgaaacttacattgagGATGGCCTAATACAAATAATCACACGCTAATGGTCTTCCTTATTTTGCGTGTCCTAATTAACCCAACTTTAGGTGTTGTTTGTTTTCATAAGTCttaggactaaaaattagtcctaGAACTAAAACATAAGTCCGTTTTAGTCCTAccatgtttgtttggagggactaaaatgaactaaaatctTATTAAATGACCTGCTCAATAGTACACATTACACACATAGCTATAGACCTAGAGTAGGAGAGTAGGTGTCCTATAGACTTTTAGTCCTTTTTAGCATCTCTTTTAGGGACATATGGACCTAGATATTTTAGTCCATTTTACTGCCTTATATTTGGTACTGTCGTGGCTAAAAGGGATAGAGTGGCTACACTCCGATTAATCGGTAGATTCTCTGTCTCCTGCCTCGACTGTGACTGTTCGTCGCCCTTGCGTTGCGTGCATACCAATATATGCGGGGCCAAAAAAACACTCTCCCGTTTGTTTCCTGTATGAAACGTTCCTGCCTCAGCTTATAGTAATCCGGCCGTCTACGTCACGAACGACCATGACAGCCACAGCAGCAAGTGCTGTCTGCTAGACTGCTACTACCTCTAAATTTAACGTTGGCTAAAACACGTTTTTAcacgtgaaaaataatttatatgtaaaacttttatatacgtgtataCAGTGACTTAAGAGCAATTGTGTAAAACAAACCACgatgaaaaatcataaatcaagtccaaaatcaagttctaaaatttaaattttagcttataagagttcattatctagatttataaaaataataaatattagcatatatatatatatatgaaacggatggagttaCCTTTCATCTCTCCATTTCCCCTATTTTGATCGTCTCGTGCTGTGCCCGTTTTCGCCATGACAATGGCACTGGTATTTTATATGGTACTAATTCTAGATACATCTTGATTTGACCCAGTTTGATTCACTGGAACAACTaaagtgatttttttgatGTCTGGTAGTATGATCTGTATCCACTACTAACTCCAAGCTGAATAAGGCTAAGCCGAATCCTTTTGGGCCGAAACAAGCCCAACCAATTTACTTGCACAAAACGAAATAAACTAttaacacatgattaattacataggtattattttaaactttaaaaatgtttatttgtgGTTTTAAGTCAACTTTTCAGTAGAAAATCTTCATAAAATTGCAATTAATAAGGTACTAATAACCAGGGCGAGCTGAGGACCCTTCTGGTTTAATTTTTGCATCAAttctttctttaaaaaatagatgatcaaTTAACTTACAAAATGATAATATATTGGCAAAGGTTAATAGCTCTATCTTTAACTTGTGGGCTTATTTGCCGTaaccaaaatctaaattttgaaacttaacattatatttcattttaagtgttcttattgtattttatttcttctaccattgtcttttagattgttaagaacacaaataaaaaatattattcattgTGAAATACATGTATCAGGGGTATCCTTAACATGTAAAGAAGGGAATACTATCTTGTACTGGGTCGGTTTATATATAGGATTACATGTTGAGATTGTCGGGCTCTATTATATCCGTTACGGATAGGCcttagtcttatcagattaggtCTCTATCTATAACCATGTCCGCTCACTATACAATGGGGACAGAGGCACCCCTCAGGGTGGGtcatattcagatcggctatTTTCTAGTTAATCTGTATACAATCGACTACAATCTCCAagtaggagtagggtattatcttaTATATCGAGAGCCTGAACATGGGTAACCTCGTGTCTCCATCTAACCATCGATAtttacgcctcgctagccaccccatatatattgttgatccaaatcgtcgacattcatgaattattttttgttaatttgtatttattcATGTTAGTGATGTTTAGTTGTGTCGATTTAGAGGAGAAATGattatacattatatattacaagaaaaagaattaGTCTAAAAGATCTATAGCACTGAGTTCCGACCCTTGAAATTATAGAACCAACGTGCTATTgtcaatgaaaaaataaaacgaaaaaaaagagactAGAAAGCatagagaatttttttactttttaaaacttttctaataaataattttattactaagtctcaaaaaaaatatttgtatcgTATAAATCTTTTGGTCATGCCAGTGCTGGTGGTGTGACAAGGCAACACTGCCATGTAATCCGATTAGCGCGATAGACTTGCCACACCATTGGTCTTGCCATGCCAGTGTCACTGGCTTCGCAAACATGCCACGCCAAACACTCTCCGCTAGCGTTGGTAGCGTAGCCAAGAGGTTcgtacggtgaaaatatttttctatgaggtttattaataaaattatttattaaaaatgtttaaaatataaaaaaatcgagTGTAGAACCCTCGATAAAACCATCGTCTCCTTGGCTTCTCGTCCCTCTGTAGTCTCTCATTACTCTGCTTCCACTCCACCTCCATCACTCGCCATCATCgattccatccatccatctgccCTAGTTCCCCTCGCGCGCGCCACCACTCCGGCCGCCATGGTCGTCGGGACGGTGCGCCCTCCTCCCGCACCTACTGGGCTGCCCTGTTGGCGCCACCTGAGTGAGCGCATCCTGTCGGAGCGCCGGGTGGTGGGCTCCCTCCTCAAGAAGGCGGAGGCCTTGCTGGCCAGCCGCAAGGACATCAATGACGGTGCTGCAATGGGGGCGGCGAAATCCGGAGTGTGCTATCTCCCACCCCGCAGCAAGAAGAGAGGGCGGTTCTTGTGTCCGGAGGCCACTGCCGGCGAGAGGGACGAGGCTGCCTTCACCAAGAGGAGGAAGGCGATCATCACTAGCCCGGCGTGGAGGCGGAGATGATCGAGCCGATGATGCTCAAGGCGGAGAGGGAACGCTCTACAACCTTATCGCCTTGCTTTCGGTGTATTCTCCATTGCTGCCGCACATCGTCGAGCCGACACAGACATAATGTCGCTGCATCGTCGACCCTAGCGGCGATGAGATGGAGATCAATCTTAACTCCGCCAGTGATGCCACCTTGTTTGGGTTGCTGAACCTGCTCGAGCAATTCGCTCAACAGAGCAAGATTCTGCCGCTGGAGGAGGATCAAGAACCGACCAATATCAAGAACTGCGTTAGCCGCTCGACCCTCTCCTGTAGACGTTGATAATCTTCACATCTCATGGCTTGCCGAGCAAGAAGATGATGAATTCAGTGGTGACGTCTCTCCTGTTGCAGTTGACAAGTTCCCTAAAATGTCATGCTTGAACTGCAGCTCACCTAGATCACCTTGCAGTGACTCTTCCTCATCTTCGGGCAGCGGATCCGATGATGACGACAGTGCGAGCAGCAACCCGGATACCGCCGGTGCTCGCATGGATGCTGAGACAAAGCCATTGAAGGTGGAGTAGCAGGAAGTCACCGCACGAAACACGAACCTAACCACCAAGAGAGAGATGGTAGCATCTTCCGAATCATCATCTTCAAGAAGTGGCTCGTCTACATCATCCAGCAGCGGTTCATCACCCCCCTTCTTCTCTGGCAGTGGCTCTTACTCTTCTGACAACGATGAAGAGGTACAAGCAACAACCCTGTTAGGTATAGATGGCCATAAGGCCCAAGGCTTGACGGCCCGGTCCACGGCATGGTCATTTGGCTTGGCCCAAACACGACACGACGCAGCCAATGTCGGGCCCATGCCACCCTAGCCCAACAATTGGGTCGTTTCTGGCCGACGCCTTGGCACGATGGGCTGGCCCGGCATGGCCCGATTCAACTAGTagggaagaaaaaatattaagggacctaaaatagacttaattcATTCATATAAGTCCTagtcaaaaagaaaagtatgtaaaatagacttaagCCATATAAAAGACAACTCAAAGAAGAGTGAGGACAAATAGACTATTTACACAACCCAAAAGAAGTGAGGGTCGAAATATAGACATATTTACTGAATAAGCACGATGGGCCATTGTGCCTTTGGGCCGGCCCGACATGGTCCGAGTGCTATTAGGCCATGCTTGGGCCTTCAGTGCAGCCTGTGGGCTAGCACAACATGGCCCGGCGTGTTGATTAGGCCATGTTGGCTCGACGAATTTTGGCACAGGCTCGATCGTGCCTGGGCCATGCTGGGCTAGGTGGCCCATCTGGCCATCTATACTGTTAGGCCATAAATAATAGAGGCCACTCGATTGAGTAGTCCCATGCCCAAATCAATtaggaataagttcatttcCCCTAATTTGACAGCGAGTTCGAATTTTGTCCCTGAACAGCAATACCAGATACAATAGGTTCCTCAACTATCAAAACTAGCACAGACGAGATTCCTCGGTGGTTCAGATGGTAGTTTTGGTTGATGTGGCACCTACGTGGCCAGTTTGACTTGGTCATCGTCCTACATGGTAGTGACGTGGCAATGAAtgcataatataaattataaaaatttaaaaaatgtgagGTCTCCATACCAGTTAGACAAAAACCGTGAGACCCACATATTAGTAGGCCCTACACTCCTCTCTGTCTCCATGGCAAGtcgacgccgcctcctctcttcctttgGGATGGCAACAAGGCAGGGCGGGGACGGGTTTGCTTGGAACGACCCCGAGCCTGACCCCCGATTCCAAAACCTGACCCTATCCCCGATATCTCTTCCGGGGCTAGATTGCACCCCGACACTGACCCCCCACTGGGGCCCCGCTTTGAGTCACCAGGCGCCGACCAAGCCTGCCAGCTTGCAGCCGTCGGCCCGCCGCCCCTGCTAGCTGTGCCCCCTGCCTATTGCCCACCATGGCCCACTCGTCAGGTCCCCGCCTGCGGCCTGCCTGACATCAGCCACTCGCCGTCGCACGAATTgacaggagagggagagggagagctagagagagaagagggttAGCTAGGGTTTCTCCTCATTTATATATGGTGGGTGAAATGAGCTCTAATAGATAGGCCTATAATTTACTATGCACAAAATCTAATACTCCTCGTTTGGGACCTTGTGGGTGACCTGCGGGTATACTCCCTCACCTATGTAGAAAATCAGCCCCACCCCCATCCCCGTAGGGGCAGGTCCCTGGCTTTGCGAGGGAAATTGCCACCCCTACCCTTCCTTCTAATCATCTTTGCctcacatattttgtttttattttttaattgttaaattttgtttcatgtgCCACGTTAAATGAAAACCAAGTCAAATTAGCCACGTAGGCGCCACTTTAGCTGAAGCCATCGTCCAAACCGCCTTGAGACTTATTTTGCACCGATTTTGACAGATGAGGGACCTGTTGTATCTGGTTTTTATATTAGAGTACGGAAATCGAATTCGTTGACAAGCTAAGGGACGTTAAGAATAGATGGACTTATTCCAATCAATTACCGTGTAGGATGAGGCCAAAGTGAAGCCACTAACTGTACAATGTTGTGTCTCTCGATGACCCACCAAAAAATCTGAGGTCACTCGGGCTGAGGAAAGCTGCCCACATTGCACATATAGCCTGAGACAACCATCAACGAGAATAGTCCAGTTTACCCCACCCTCTTTCTCCAGATGTAAGATCAGCCATTCATAGCTTCAATACAGTTGTATAAAGggagagatgaaaaaaaaaaatagctaatTGATGCAACCACGATAGCACGTAAAACAGAAGGACCACTACAGGGTACTCCACGAGAGATAAAAAAGTAGCATGATAGCCAGCAATGTTCCTGACTAATCGAGTAACAGAGACAACACATAATATCTCAATAGTTCAGTTGAGCAcagagttatatatatatatatatatatatatatatatatatatatatatatatgtcatacaTCCAGAGTACAGCACTACATGGCAGCATAGGCCTCAAAAATAGCGAGTTTTTGCCCTGGCGTGCACGAACTCCAACTTGTCGACGACGATCCCTGGACATCAACATACTGAATGAAGGACAATTCCTGACacaagtgagaaaaaaaagaggagaaatgCTAAAACAAACCTGAAACCTTGTCACTTGAACTTGTGAATGACACAAAATCTTTCAAAGATCCCATGCCTCCACAAAATTTCCAGCAATTCCACCAGGGCAACCTGATCAGTCCATCTATCATGGATGATCACAAAATATAGGACCCTTTTACAACCTGAAATTCAAACAAAGACATGGAAAAAGAGAACACATGGATGTACAAACAATAGCATTGTAATACATATGACCAGCAACAGAATATAATTACCTCGGCATGACTCATACAGTACCAGGACCGCTGTCCTTTGTCCTCCAAATCTGATCGGAGAGGAAAGTGACAACCTTGGTGTGAGCTTCCTTCGCCCATGGCTCCATCTTGGAGGTGTCAACTTGCAATAGCTCATTGTATGTCTCCAGTGTTTTGTTCTTATATTCTATGAGCTTggcctccttcctctcttgggCAGCCTTCAGCTGCAGGGTGGCAGCCTCAACCCTCTGGTCAGATAGCTTCTGTTGGAGATCCTTCATTCTTTTCAACTCTTCCTTCTGACTTGCTTGAGCCTCAACCAAATTCTTCAGTTGCTCCTTCACTTCTAATGCTAACTCACTAGCTGAACCCTTTCCCTTCTTGGCCTTCTTGGCCTTCTTGATACAATTGGGTGCACCATTGCTTCTGGGTTCCTGTTCAGATCAGGTGTACGCTTCTTAGGCCTTGGACCACCATATGAGGTGTGGCTGTTCCACTTTGGAAAGTCAGCAACCTCTTTCCACCAGTGCACAAACAGGAATTGGTGCCCCTGACGAGACCGATACAACTCCAATGCTTGATCCATGAGCAGCATATCACTCCTGCCACCAGCATATGCATCCCGAAGCTGGAtgtaacaaccattgaagaaGGATACCTTCTCTATAGTCTTGTCCCAGTGGCCCTTCAGGTGGTGCACTTCCCTCTTCCTATCAGCAGGGGTGGTCTCATTGTAAGCTTCAGCAACTTTGGTCCAGTAAGTCTCCCCCTCTCTTGCATTGCCTTCGATTGGATTGGTGGAGTTTCTAAGCCATGCACTCACCTACAACAAGAGGGACAAATGTAAGCAATAGATGtctgcaaatatatatgttcacaTTGTGTTGgtctgaaagaaaaataaacttcacgAGCAACAGTCAACAGTGAAGTATATGGCATCTGTGCCACCTATATGTGCTGCTGTCAACCAGTTTCATAAAAATTCTGACCCAAAAGTAAACAATTTCATACATAGGAAAGCAGCTATAAcaattataataaattcaGGGATTCAGGCATAGGGGAGTATTGGACTGATCAGTGCAGGCAACAGTGCAGCAGACATAACAAGTTATCAAAATGATAATTATTGTTATTTCAAGAAACAAGAACATTGTAATGCTGGTAGAGTTTCAGACGACTGaacaaatcaaatcatttttaattagataatgaacaaattaaaacataGTGGGCAAAACTTCTGTTATGAAGAACATATATACTCTCCATGCAAGCTGTCGGACATTATTTGAGTCGGGATAATCCCTTGTATACCCCTAAAATATTAGCTAATCCCTTTCATGCCCCTAAATTTTGCTTGCTTCCTTATATACccccaaaatttgattttgatcccTTCCATACCAATCTCGTCAGTTGACCAactaatttctataaattcaCCATTTTACCCTTTGGATGAGCATAGAAGTTTATGAATTATATTATTgaaaatgtaaaagtttatcGCATGAGACTATTAATAGTTATGAGCTTGATGTGCGATTCAATATTTAtgacaaagtttatttttagataataaaataaaaaatatgtatttatttttttaaaaaaaagtcagaaaAATGAGGAGTGTTCATATGAAGATAGGACTACTAATGCTCACagtatttttttgaagtactcctgataaaaaaatctattttcctactaaatttcaaataaaaaaattaatttactatattgttttgttcttaaaatttatgtcaCAATTTTCTATACTGAATATTTAGTTTCATTAGTTACATAAAATAAGCATACTATGCACTCAAACGAATTTCTCAATCATTTTTCAAGCttatatttaaacttaaattatcAAGGGCATTAAAGACATTTTTCACGAACTTAACAATGAAATGAAGGAAAATGTAACGGCAAGGGCATTGAAGAGatcaagttaaaatttcaagGCTATAGAAAGGATTGAGTAAGTTTCAGGGGTATAGAAGGGATTGAGCAAGTTTTCAGGTGTATACAGGGAATTCACCTAATTTGAGTTCTGTTCCAGCCTTTCAGGAAGAAATATATTCATGGATACAAATTAACACCCCTGAAAACGAATTAAGATCATTGTAGTATGCTTAAATATGCGTACAGTATTAACTTCGTTCTCACTTTTGGTATACTTCCATGCACTATTATCAAGCTGTTCCTGCAGTATCGACACATGCTTTTCTACATGTGTCCTAAACACCTAAGATCAGTACACAAAATGAAAGCTTTGCACACCATGCATGTTCAGGCTTTTTCTTCAAACAATTAATGTTcagatttagttaaattagtACAAATCAGTACAACAAACCAAGTACTAGTCTGTACATGCATGCGAACCAGGCCCTCATGTAAGCACAATCTACCTGCCTGCATCAAACTGATTGTGTATTTCCAAACAAGAATAATTGGAAACAAACTGAGATTGTGTATTTCCTGAATTCAGTAGGCGACACTCTCAGTTGTCTACAGTGCTTAAGTTCAGGGTGACAAGATAGCATCCACAAACTGATGAACCCAGATCACAAGCTCAGAAATGCAGACTGTTTATGAAAAGCAAATCAAATGCCGACAATTCAACATATCATGTCCAATGAAACATGTCTGCAAGTAATAAATGTAATACCAGCCGGAGATCCTCGTCGTGGGTGTAGCACATACGCTGCCTACCATTGTCGTCCCCTGCTTCAGGATTAGCAGCCACCCGATCCCCCCGTCGAACTAGAGCGGCAGACGACGCAGAtgtcgtgccgccggtcacaTCTGCTGGGGTTGGCTGCGTACAGGATGCAGGAAAGATCGATGCTGCTGGGGGTGGCTGGGAAGGGAAAGCAGCGGGATGAGCGAATGGGTAGGTAGATGGTTGCCCTCCCTGAGGCATTGCGGCGACAGTCTCCGGATCATGCAGGAAGTTGATGAAGCCTCCTTGAGGAGAAAGATCCGTCGCCGTTAccagcgcccccgcccccgccccctccCTGCccatcgccggcgtcgcccaTCGCCCctgcccctccccctccctacCCAGCGTCGCCCGACTCCCACCGCCCTACCGTGCGCCGCcctggccgcctccgccgacctGCCCAGTCTGCCGCCGGAGATAGGCAAAAAGGAATACGTACGTGGTCCAGCTTTGTCGGTTGCGAGCTTGCTCCACGACGCCGGAAAAGTGAACAAGGATGGAAGGCTAGGAGAAGTGGGCGGGAAAAGGGGGGTTTTCAGTGCCCTAACCCCTCCCCGACGCGGGAAGCGGGTGAAAAACGGCGGGAGGTGAGGAGGTCCATGctggtgctttttttttttttgacaaattgaccctttttataaatttattttgattttgatccctaacaaaaacttaaactaaaaataggCCGTTAGGCCAGCGCTACTGCATTTGGCGCTGAGAGTGTATGTAACCACGCCAACGGATCTGGCGCTAAGCTCCTATCAACGTGGAGGCCGAGTCAGACATGCAGCCAGAGTTCAGTGCTAGGTGCAGTGGCGCTGAGGTGACCAAGCTCAACGCCAGGTGGTCGGGCGCTGAGATCCGCTACGTCGTTGCCACACGCACCGTGAGAGAACCCTATACGGTAGCTTTCCAAACGGGGCACAGATACAGTAGATCACGACACACCTCTCCACCTACGGCTGCATCAAACTATGCATGCACATAACGTAACATTGGTCGGGTGCTGCATGCTTGACTCACCTCCACCCTGGTAGGGGCTCAGCGCCAGGTCCGTTGGCGTGGTTAGGTACGCTCTCAGCGCCATATGTAGTGGCTGGCCTAACGGCCTACTTTTTATCTTAAGTTTTTATCGACGATCAAAATCGAAATAGGTTTACGAAAAGGGTCAATTTGTCAAGAAAGGTGTGCATGCTGGAGATGGCCGAGCGATTGGGGATTTTTGGGGGGGAAATTAGGCTTCAGTAGGTGGTGACATCGGGCTCCAGATTCTCCGCTCCAGTGCTCCACGCGCTAGAAAGTACATGGGACCACCGAAGCTTGCACAAGCGTCGTGCCTCCTCCTGAAGCTACGCCAAGCTGGAGGTGGGCCTCCTACATGGCGAGCAGTGGCCAGTGTTCAcgtaagagcatccccaatagctcatctaaatttggtcatccatatatttatttggatgatcatctaaaacactttcatccttcatatccttttgtactccagcagatcatctatatatggcatcatctatatctatttggaagattggagagagaacatctaaatatagagtttctctcctaatatggatgacatccaaaaatagatgatgagatagatgatctgctggagctcaacttctattggggatgctctaagagcaTTTTTCATGGCTTTACCTCTGAACTTTCCACTGGAGCTGTAGGCAAGCCATTAGAGCAGCAACAAGTCACTGAACACAATATAAAGCTGAATTTGGCAGACATAGCAACACTTCTGGCAACTGATGAGATTGAGATGTAGGAAGTCACtgagcaagagcaagaagTCACTGAACTTGACAAGAAGCTGACAGAGAGAGCAACATTTCTTGACACTCAGATGAAGGAGCTCATCGCTAAAGCCCAGGAGAAGCTGCTGTGGCATGTGCTCGAAAGGAAGAGAGCACGTGATCAGCTAGAGGAGATGGAGAGGACGGCGCAGCCGGTGCATGACCACATCGACCCTATCGTCATGAAGAAGCTGGGGATCTCTCTAGAGGTTGAGTACATGGTTAGCCCGGACAAATCTCGGTACAGCGTGCGTCGCCATGGCGGTGACCTACTTGTAGAAGCTTGGCTTCTTCCTGAAAGTATAGTGGTGTTGATGAGCTAGAGCTGAGTAGGACTGTAGGATGATTCATTAATGGTGTAAATCCCTATAGGTTCTTGTAGGTTGTCGTCTGTCTGTTGTTTCTTCGGTTGCTGGAGCCTGGAGCAATATGTTCAATATGATGTATTTAAGTCCATTggttatttgaaattttgaattatttaaATCCATTGATTACAGTAACGATGAGATGGAGCTGAGTGTAGGATATGATTCATCAATTCAGTGGTGTAAGCTCTAAAGCTTCTTGTCATATTGGGATTGGGTGTAGATCCTCTGAAGTTACTATCATCCAGTAACAATGGCTGACATGTAGGCTCATGGGATATAGAGCCTGCATGTCAACTGCAGCTATTGCACAACAGTAATTGC
Encoded proteins:
- the LOC102715761 gene encoding glutathione S-transferase T3-like; this translates as MGREGAGAGALVTATDLSPQGGFINFLHDPETVAAMPQGGQPSTYPFAHPAAFPSQPPPAASIFPASCTQPTPADVTGGTTSASSAALVRRGDRVAANPEAGDDNGRQRMCYTHDEDLRLVSAWLRNSTNPIEGNAREGETYWTKVAEAYNETTPADRKREVHHLKGHWDKTIEKVSFFNGCYIQLRDAYAGGRSDMLLMDQALELYRSRQGHQFLFVHWWKEEPRSNGAPNCIKKAKKAKKGKGSASELALEVKEQLKNLVEAQASQKEELKRMKDLQQKLSDQRVEAATLQLKAAQERKEAKLIEYKNKTLETYNELLQVDTSKMEPWAKEAHTKVVTFLSDQIWRTKDSGPGTV